Genomic segment of Cystobacter ferrugineus:
GCCGGTGAAGGACCTCTTCGCGCGCATCGCCCAACAGCTCCACGAAGTCCCAACTCCCTCCTGACGCCTCGCAGCTCTTTGACAACCTCGACGGGCCTGAACGCCGGCTGGTGCAGGCCACTGTCATGCCCGCAGCTCGCTGCCGCGTGTCCATTCGCCACGCGCCGCGCGCAGACGCCGCCAATTGATGCCTGGCCACCCGGCGCGGGCCTTCGTGTGACCGATCCGGGCTAGCGCGTTCCGAAGGCGCTGTTGTTCCAAGCGCCCCTGGACAAGCCAGGTACCGAGCGCACCACCCGCAGCACCAGCCAGGGCACCGAGAATGGCCGCAAGGACAGGGACAGGGATGTAAGAAGTCCATTCGGGTGGCATGTGCATCCTTCTGGCACATGAGGGTAGGACTAGAACTTCAGCTTGCGTATCTCCTTCCCAGGCGATTCCGAGGGCCTGGGCGTGGCTGTTCTCGGGGCCCGGCGAGACCTGGAAGGCTGCGGCTCGGTAGCGGGGACGCCCTCGCTCAAGATGCGCTCGATCTCAGACACGGGAATGCGCTGGTGCCCGTTGACGTCCACCGTCTTGATGCGGCCCGAGGCGATGAACTGCGCCAGGGTGGTGGCCCGATCCATCCCGAGGCGACGGGCTGCCTCTTTCTTCGACAACAGCCCGGAACTGGTCTT
This window contains:
- a CDS encoding helix-turn-helix domain-containing protein, yielding MPCVECRKAMEPEERAVEVNRHLLARLSAGSALPVLPIPAMSPVLARQQHKTSSGLLSKKEAARRLGMDRATTLAQFIASGRIKTVDVNGHQRIPVSEIERILSEGVPATEPQPSRSRRAPRTATPRPSESPGKEIRKLKF